tcaatgtttatattgaaaCGATGACATGTCGAAAGTATGCCAATGTGCTACAGACACATGTTAAAATCAGGCATTTTCCTACTTACTGAAATCTCAAAAATATGATCGACAGtttttttgaacatttatttcCCCTTTGGACCCTAGAAAAAATGTAAGGAATTGTCAAGATGACTATATTGACAGACACAGCGTGTATATTTCAAGGGCTAAGATGTTATGGCCAACAATGTGTTGCATATAATATCAACttcaaaaattacattttcaaattctagcataaaactgctgttcttgtcactttttgggggtgttttaacaggcgagaaaacgtgtgttaacagagagattctcgcgcttacgtgtgttataacaccttttatatatgcgcgttctgtggcAGAGCGttaacgcattacggccccaaaacggataattcaaatggaaatgacgtcaacgtgaaaaaacaacattgatattcccgcgcatttcatggaaattaaatgacgttgagggataatgtattcatttattcgttttttcgcgctttatgctagaatagcgttagcgcatgttattttcgtgttataacatcttcagaatccctcgggatacgttggtaccctcgccctacgggctcgggcacaaaccaatccctcgggattctgcagacgttattacacgaaaaaacatgcgttatccctacattaaaatttatttcttagTTTATGTATTCTTTTTGAATGGAGACTATTTGTGCCTTATCTGCACACAAGGaccacatttttgtttgtttcaaaatatgtttttttgcaGACTACTTGTGACAGAGACCACATCTGAACATACCTGATCTGAAAATACTACTACTGTTAGATTAAGAATTAAGATCACAGGCACATAAAGACTATTTTTGGCCTTTACATTCGAGCCAAAAAACAGACCATTAGTAAACACAGTATCCCTGCCTGGTGTAATTCgtacgtgttagaatggaaacagattttagttttgcgtgctatgttgtcaaataaaacacggttttgagttcagacgCTTTGTAATCTCACAAAGGTCGAACACATCTATTTCTCAATTGTCTTACTACTACAATTTTTATGTTCTGTTGGCAGAGAAGATGCACGGGCAAAGCGGGCTGAGCGGAGGGGGTGTCTTATTAGAGCGTCAGTTGCAGTGATAGTTGCTTTAGTTATTCTAGGTGGTGTAATAGTAACCGTTTGGGTTACAACGAAAGAAGGTGAgtttgttttgtaaatagaaaGGAGGTTTTCTATATTTAACGGGGAGAAAAATATATTATCGAACGCCTGAATAGACGTCAGCTGTGTCTAGTTATTTCACTTATGACGCAACTGGtttcttattttgaattttgcGTGTGCGCGGCTGAACAGTTAATGACACGACATGTCAATGGCGCCAATAAATGACTAGCCATCCTATCGGAAGTTGAtgttctatatatgtatatataggttTAACACCGATTCTTTGGACATTTCTCCATAATAAAACACATAAAAGAAGCAATtgtttcaatgttgttttaattGCCTAGATCGGGTACGTTATTGTCTTGCTTGGATAAGCTCTATGCTTCCCGGTGTTCTTCGTAAAACTAAAACATTGACATCGAGCCAGATATGTTATATGTGTAGAGCATATTTAGCTTTTCAGACTGGAATTTTCTCAGATGCATCAGTAATTAGTCAGCAAATTCTCTCTGTATTCAAATACCAGTTTTGCATATTTAACCTAATGGGTCATGGTGTAAGTTcgagttatttatttatttatttattttgttgggtttaacgtcgcaccgacacaattataggtcatatggcgactttccggttTTTATGGTGAAGAAAGACTcaaggtgctcctccgtgcattatttcatcacgagcgggcacctggatagaaccactgatcTTCGTGTAAGTTCGAGTCCTGACTCCAGTGTAAATAATATATGATCACAATAGCATCTCCGTACCGTAAAATGCCATACATCGCCACTCACAATTAAGATAATGTACGCATACTAAATATCGGCAATTTTCTTGCGATTACGCATTTGTTttgtatgcgatttcggcattctccagtTGGTTGCAACATTAGCCGTCGCATAATGCCGAATTAGCATTAGGACGCATACTAAATATAGGCTATTTCTTTGCGATTACGCATTCTCTGTATGCGATTTCGGCCTTCACAAGCTGGTTGCTCGTATGCAGGCGGAGAATGCCGAATAACATTAGGTCATTGTGCGTAATCTCATATTGAATGCCGATAGTTATTAAGGTGCCATTACCTTAATCCAGTACTGATATCATTATTTATCTGCCATTTTGTTGGCgcaaaaacatgttgttttttctcttttttggggggtgggggggggggagggagtgGGGGAAGGAGGGGGTGCTGCTGTTGGTTCtttgaattgtttatttttatgttttttgcactgattttgacattttagcGGCAGCGCAGTTGATAACGTTGTCGGGTCTGATTTATGCGTAAGCTATGGTTAAATAGAATGAAGTTTATTTTTAAACCACTATTGTATTTCAGAAGAAGCACAGACGAAAACAACAGATATTGATCGTGTTGATGAAGAAACAACAGGTATTTACTCAGGTGTGCATTGataaattatatatactttttcacaaaaaatcttatatatataaacttatcCTATCTATGAAATCAAACAATCTCTCAAAATGGCGGTTAATCTCTTTTGATCAGGTGCACATGAGATCTGAAAGAAAGTCTAACTTGTATACATGTGTCGTTTATATAATTTCAGGCTGCGGACCATTCAAACTGCCATATTCTGGATCAGGTCCAACTTTGATAGTTGGAGACACGTCTTCGTTTTATAGGACTGGCTGCAGCAAGaagttttcttatattttttatttaaagcagCAGTAAACTTTTACGTTAGTTATTCCACGATTTTTTGATAGAACTGCCATCACCAACACCATAAAATTACCATATCCATCCAAAGAGTAGTAACTCATTTCATTGTCAAATGTAAttagaaaacaatttaaatacattaataTACGAAATGTTATAGAATTATTTATACCTTATACCCTCTGCattcaccccccccccacccccaccacacacacgcacgcacgcacacacacacacacacagtacatgcctgtatttatttagtggaaactttaaaaacttttttgtcaGAAATCAATTAGCCTGTTTCTAAATAATGTCAAAGATATTTTCGTTGTGTGAAGTTGTACCAAAACTATTTACCGCAAGCTGTAAAACTCAAGTGAGCGATCTAGGCCATTCTGGCCGCCCTCTCGTTTCtatgtttatttttcagaaataagtGGTAACTGCTGGACAAGAAAACAGTGCTACGATTGTCTTAAAGGCCCTAACAGGGACAGAGTCGGGAATCTCAACCATATACCTGTGTGCTGTCCGCATTGTGGGAGATACGGACTTACTCTGTCATGGTCCAGTTGTTACTGCAATAGCTAACAAGACTGAATTAATAGCTATTTCCAGAAATAACGTCAGTGCCAAAGGCGCTTAGtgataatttgtttttttctaagCACATTGATTATTTACAATAACTTttcgaaaaaaatagaaaaatattgacgtttcctgTTCCATTGTAActtgaaggaaaataaaaatgagtATATAATAGTACtacaatacatgttttatatttcagtacCCATTTTGCACAAGCTCGATGCAAATACAACAAGCAGTACTTCGACAATATCGGAGACTGCGCAAACCTTGTTTAATTTAACTTGTGCGGAATGgaattattattagaaatattaaCAGGAAACAATTAATGCGTATTTTTGTGTATATGTTgcacaataatataaacattatgGTCACATAGAATAACCTTTAGCAATACCAGCACATCATTAGTTTCAACTGATGGACATTATTATTGTAACTATGTGGGTTTTCCGTTTCAGTTATTAGTATCACTACATCTTTTGTTTATGATACTATATCATTTAGTGACGGGGCGTTGAAGTCTCAAGCGTTTTAAATCTGATATCTTTTACTAAGGATATCTAAACCCTCTCTTACAGAGCACTGCCCAAACATTCAGAAAACCATCAGAAAGTGGGCATCAGTTGTGgtaattatttgaatttgttcTATGTAGAAAGATTAAGTTAGTCTTCACAGTTCTTTTTATGCGTAACTATAGGTGTAATCGGTGaatatcaaatgtatatttgGGATTTTAATGAATAGATTTAGGTTATTTAATTTCATTAACTTACTATAGTAAATTACAAGGAATATTACAAAATCGtttcattaagtaaaatataaaaataaaaagattaactGCCGACTAGTTGTATCGCGAAAACATATATCAACTCATCCTTTCTGAAGGCTTACCGTTAGAAACATGTTTCTCAGTTGAAAGatgattacttttttaaaaattatgataTGTATTCTAACCTAAGCCTTTAAGAAACAATGCATAGAACACCTTTCACATTTTCATACattctcgccaggcatacgtatgttttaaCAACACTTAAAATGAAGTAAGACGACCCTCAGCATTTCTCTGAAGTAGTGAAAATGGAAGTACAAATGCTATATTATAAAACGAAAGTCGCAAAAGTATTGGTCTACATTTATGGTTCACTTGTAGGTATCACATTATGTGGAGttctttattttcaattatttatttatctatttattcatttGGCTAATGGGGAGTCATTTTTAGCTCTTTCTTACGATTTGAAAATATCAGGGATTGAGCACGACATAatgttatatgaaaaaaatatttgcgcGCGGAGAAACACAAATCCTACAGGGATCCGTAATACTAAGAACACGAGCATGTGCAGATATTTCGAAACCCTTCCGAAATCGTTCTTCATGCTGTTTTTTATGTAGTTTATACCTTGGGTTTCAGATAATTCTGTATTATAGAGCTACTGGCCTAAACTTTTCAGTAATATATTCAGTTCAAAATGACTTTCGTTTAATAAATGTCGATTCTACGGAAGCTTGAAATGCTCATCGGACGTTCAAACGCAAATACTTTACGTGTGGGGAAAGGATATTGGACAAATGTtagttttcgttttttttttttttttgtttttttttgttggttttttttttttttttgttgtttttttttttttgagattattTAAGACCCATCTTACAGAGTTCGATCCATACGCATTTATTTGCTTTACTTCATATACCCTCGCCCGCTTCatcccccactccccccccccccctcccccgccccacccacacacacactccAAACACAAATTTCCCTCCcttctttaatataaaagtgtATTCAAAGCGGATTTTTATATAGTCCCTAAATTTGCGTTTGATAGATATTgggacatttcaaaaatattaaccAAAGGTCAGTTTTAAAACAGCGCGTAGCTTCCGAATTCCTTTCCGTTTGTGTCAAATTCAATCAATACAGTgtattatataaacaatttatacatgtacttccCGCACTTTAGATATTTAGCCATGGAAAGAATGAAAATGGTACATTGATAAATAAACGGAGAGGCGGAAATAGAGAATACCAGAGGCTTGTTGAATTGCTCAAACATCTTTAACGCATTCTGGACTGTTTTCACACGTGCAAGGAAAAATGGCGACCTTGAGTCAACCCCATTCACGGCGTCGATTTCACCAATCTCTCTAGCTTAAAACAAAGGCAGCTGTAGTATGATTCCGCAGGAGCAGTTAGTTTTAATGGTAGAAAATCTAATAGCTATTGAATTTACAGGAAGCACATTTCTAAACAATGTCGGAAGAAATGCCACATGCGATTCCAAATATTCAGATACTTAACCCGTGGAGTATATGCGAACaaaccatccgtctctggaactccctccccacatcagtcaaagctagccccagcctcagtatctttacagagaggctggcggcggtcactatgttattcttccattctgtcctattttaactgtagcatactgtccttttatcttttacttttaatactgtaatatactaaatttctttaacaactgtttctctgacagcgccgaccagtcataatcggaaatcgattgttggttgtaacgatgtaaatgtagatgtagatgaactTCGTTTGTTTAAGCGCATCCAAATACCTTTTGTATCGGTCTAGGTGTACACGTGAAACGACCTTAAAGATAAAAAGGAATTTGTATTACATTAATAATGACTCTAGTTTCTAAATAGGGCTTAAAAGTTAATAGTTATCATTGAGATACAATATATGTGCCGATAAATTGATAAACTTGATGAGTAAATAGATTATACACTTTATTTTCGGAAGTTATGAGGAAGTGTAATCATAGTTCATTGCAAACGTTAAAACTATAGATCCTTAATAGGTCATATTAAATATGTCAATAACTAGCCCCACGTATaacgataacgtgatgtttacaaacatgactatacaTAGATTTAAATtaagcatagggaattcaacatttttgtaatttagcTTTCGTCTAAATTACAAATGAGCTCAGAGGTAAAACGTACTGTATATGTTCAAAAGAtattttgccgtgtgggttcgaaactcagcgaCGACAGGGCAGTTAATTttgattcctttttttttcatcagaAGTTTAGATTCTTTCATTTTCTCTAAGAAACAGCGGCAGAGAAATATCtgaagccgatatggcagatgagaaagGTTTAAtatcatatcaaagatgatattagtTAAATGAATGCACTAAAGTGAATATTGAACATAATGATATTATTATGCTTATAATATGcaaatacaaacaatcaaaaaAAATGAAGAATACGGGAACAGAGATGAAAACGGATAGgagaaagtaaaaaatatatatatatctaaaaaaaactcATGAGAATTCGAACTCATacaatttcttattttatctgcattttaccAGACTGAGCTATTTTGTCATATAtgtattatacatttaaaattaaacaaacacgAATATTTTTATGTCAAGTAAGGTACAAGCAATACCagtcaggcccggatccaggacCGAGCTCATGGGTACcgtgatttaatcatattttattgcttctgaacacataatacatagcacatatacataataagtaacaaaagcaaatgggttgggctacaagttattgcaacattagaagtcagcccttcccaagtgcgtaacattaatagcaaatgaaaaatgaacgagtgtattagtttaattaagcattccttatacaaagatatatgatagtgataataactacaaagataaaaagatgaaggagaagaaaaagaagaagaagaagaagggaaatattataatgatgatatcaatgtagtaacaaaatgataaccctaatagtatttatgataataattacacgatgatgtagtaacaaaatgataacaataatagtatttatgataataattacacgatgatgtagtaacaaaatgataacaataatagtatttatgataataataacacaatgataattaataaattttagtattaGTCAAGTTATGGTTGTAATCATTATAGCTGAgttagagaaaagaaaaagaaatatatgctgCTCTATATCCCCGAGTGTCTACCCAGTAATCACAAACATCCTGTCCCAAAGTAACGTAATAATGACAAGAggacataagaaatacattatgtactgtcGAAACgtcttgtatgtttgatatagttttgaacttcTGTGAAAAGAGTAGTGTTATCTTctatagaaatattatcattgccATATAAAAGCTTAATGACACTTAGTGGGTGAAATAATCTTGTTTTAGTAAAAAGTTTTCTTCTTTGATGTGAAAAACgagtgcatttaaagaaatagtgTTCTGCGTCTTCCGTTTCGGATCCGCAGTCGCAGTGTGGATTTTCTCTGATGTGATTATTAAACAAGTCGGCGTTTAGATTACTGCACTTGTTTCGTATCCTAGTGTCATGCGGTGACATTagtgtttaaaactttcaaataatttgttttaaaaaatgtttaaaaatggttgtatatgtaaaaactcgAACTTAGTCAATAATTTTAGAAGAACAAAAGAAATTTACATGctgtcattataaaaatgttttatttcttactaaacATTGATAAGATCTTGCAGTGTCAAACTAATTGCTATTATACGTCTGTTTATGgtcttattgcattttattatataatcttaATATCTGTTTATGAGATAGTAATCTTTTGACACGCAAGGACAGAGGTACCTGGTCACGTAAAATCACGTGGAATCTCACTAGGTATCGCGGTATGCGAGATTTGTTGCTAGGGGACATGTAGGTTTCCTGCAATATTATTGGttgattttattgttgtcatgaaTATCATAAAAAGTCAATGATAACAGTGGGGAGAAGaattttacctacgaaataagaaggacatatacttctgtgtttcatgTCGAGATATCCGACAAGATAGCtacaaagttttaattaatttagttgtgtttttagaaattattgttgttatgtggacatccatatattgttgttgaaaactgaataaaagaagaaacagaatctggatTTTGCTAATTCCCTCAATTATAAGCGGACTTAAGCTAAGCAAATAATAAATACTCGAAAAACTGaatttgagctaaaaaaaaaaaaaaatccccaaagaAATTTCACGTAACACGCGCAGCGATACACTTGGTGATAGAAACCGGGTACAAGGAACTTCTATGTTTGCTTGACTTTCTTGGTACCATCACAAAAGCGAGTCGTCTACACGTAAATATTTGGAACTCGGAATTCACAAACAGGTGGAGATAATTTTAACTTCAAAGATGAGTATTTATGGACATAAGCCGGAACTCCGTGAACAGAGCAAATGGATCATTAATAGGAATGACAAAACTAAACATAGTGTTGTTTGTACGCGGTGTGGACTTACTCATAAATTTGAAAAGTGTCGTGCACTGTCCGCTACGTGCAATAAATGTTTGGAACAAGGACATCTCGCTAGAACCTGCTCGGCAAAAAGAGTGCGGAATACCATCACAAAATCAGCAAGACAGCAAGTACGAGACAGGCTTCGAATGACAGAATTTGTGAACCGGAAACTAATGGAATTGGTATTTCCATTCCATGAGGAAGACGACATGTTCTTTGTAAGTTGCATTACGAATAAATCCCTGCTTAAATGTAATGGGTCGAGAAAACGACAATGTAATACTCTGAATGCTAGCACACTTGCGAAGCAAACGCAGGAGGAAATTGACAGAGTAAGACATTCCCTTGACGAGATCAGCCGAGAAAAGGAGGTATTCATCGCAGAAAATGAAAAGCTAAGGAATGCTGCAGCTGAGATGGAGTCCAGTGTAGCAGAATTGAAATTGGAACTGGCGTCTCGACGAAACGAGTCTCAGAAAGAAGACATCGAGGCGGTCAGACAATCATACAAGAAACAAGATGAGAATTTAGAGACACTCCTTCTCTGGTTACATGAAGATACAGGGAATCGCTTCATAGGATCGGCCAGTGAGCAACTTATGCAGTATTTCTACCATTACATATCCGTAAGACGGAATCACGAAGAACAGTTGAAGAAATTGACAGAAGCTGTGTCCGAGTTAGCAAAGAACATGAACGGTGTAAATGACCGAAACTGTAATACAAACAATGACAGAAGTACTGGCAAACAATGGAATTACAATAAAAGAGGACGTGGTTATTTCAGGAGTTAACAAATAGTGATAATTGGTGCGTCGACTTAAAATTACAAAGACTGGAATTTATAgttgaaatgtataaaaaaatcttcctttCTGATAGCGGtgttaagatttaaaaaaactgataatttctaaaaaaatattaaaataaacatacgtatattatttatatttcatttcacgggagtgaaaaaaaaatagacgCGGGGGTGATGTCATGCGGTGACATTagtgtttaaaactttcaaataatttgttttaaaaaatgtttaaaaatggttgtatatgtaaaaactcgAACTTAGTCAATAATTTTAGAAGAACAAAAGAAATTTACATGctgtcattataaaaatgttttatttcttactaaacATTGATAAGACCTTGCAGTGTCAAACTAATTGCTATTATACGTCTGTTTATGgtcttattgcattttattatataatcttaATATCTGTTTATGAGATAGTAATCTTTTGACACGCAAGGACAGAGGTACCTGGCCACGTAAAATCACGTGGAATCTCACTAGGTATCGCGGTATGCGAGATTTGTTGCTAGGGGACATGTAGGTTTCCTGCAATATTATTGGttgattttattgttgtcatgaaTATCATAAAAAGTCAATGATAACAGTGGGGAGAAGaattttacctacgaaataagaaggacatatacttctgtgtttcatgTCGAGATATCCGACAAGATAGCtacaaagttttaattaatttagttgtgtttttagaaattattgttgttatgtggacatccatatattgttgttgaaaactgaataaaagaagaaacagaatctggatTTTGCTAATTCCCTCAATTATAAGCGGACTTAAGCTAAGCAAATAATAAATACTCGAAAAACTGaatttgagctaaaaaaaaaaaaatccccaaagaAACTTAACGTAACACGCGCAGCGTTACACTAGCGTGACACACAGAATATCGTCTGTCACCAATTAAGTAAAAAGTAGGGAATTGTGGAGgcttgaaaatttctttaagtttacttttgaaaGCCGAAAGAGTTGGTAGTTGACGAGTTTCAATGTTCAGATCATTCCATAATTTTATTGCAGAGGGAATAGTAGATTGGGAGTAAATTTCAATACGCCTAGCTAAAGTTTCAAAATCGGCATTGTTTCTCAAATTGTACTGGTTTGAGTCATTCACGATCGATGgaaataaatctagtaaataTGTTGGAAGATCATCATGTTTTcctttgtatattaaaattaatttttgtatttttctgcggtCAGAAAGAGAAACCCATCCAATTTCGTTAAGAAGTCTTTCTATTGATACTGAACGCGTTAGCCCAGTAACAATACGCGCTGCTTCAAGTTGAATCTTTTCTAAttgatctttttcataattcgCACAGTTATCCCAAACAACAGAGGCATATTCTAG
The genomic region above belongs to Mercenaria mercenaria strain notata chromosome 12, MADL_Memer_1, whole genome shotgun sequence and contains:
- the LOC123566183 gene encoding uncharacterized protein LOC123566183 isoform X2, giving the protein MELHIDRSLFEFEQGNREDARAKRAERRGCLIRASVAVIVALVILGGVIVTVWVTTKEEEAQTKTTDIDRVDEETTGIYSGCGPFKLPYSGSGPTLIVGDTSSFYRTGCKISGNCWTRKQCYDCLKGPNRDRVGNLNHIPVCCPHCGRYGLTLSWSSCYCNS
- the LOC123566183 gene encoding uncharacterized protein LOC123566183 isoform X3, translated to MELHIDRSLFEFEQGNREDARAKRAERRGCLIRASVAVIVALVILGGVIVTVWVTTKEEEAQTKTTDIDRVDEETTGCGPFKLPYSGSGPTLIVGDTSSFYRTGCKISGNCWTRKQCYDCLKGPNRDRVGNLNHIPVCCPHCGRYGLTLSWSSCYCNS